The following is a genomic window from Armatimonadota bacterium.
GTGAACCACATGCGGATGAACTTCACGTCGTGTTCCTTGGCCATCTTCATCACATAGTCTCGGTCCTTGGTCTCCATCCCTCATTGCCCTCCTTGTGTGAGTTGCAGTGACTGCTCGGGCACCTGTTCCGGCGCCCTCAGATTGCGTCGTCTCCGCCTTCGCCGGTGCGCACGCGCACCGCATCGTCCACGGGCAGCACGAACACCTTGCCGTCTCCTTCTTCCCCGGTGCGGGCGTTCGCCACAATCGCGCGCACGATCAGCGGCACGTCCTCGTCAAGGGCCGCGATCTCCAGCTTCATCCTCGACAGCAGCTCGGCGAAATACTGCTTCCCGCGCCACTGCTGGCGTATGCCTCGCTGCTTGCCGTGCCCTTTGACCTCCGTGACCGTCAGGCCGGGATAGCTCAGCTCGGCCAGTGCCCGGCGCACCTCTTCCAGACGCTCGGGCCGGATGATCGCCTCGATCTTCTTCATTGCCGCTGGCTCCTTCGACGCGTCATATCGCAGACCTCCCCTCGCTGCGCCTCACGGCCTCAGAACCCATAAGCGGTTTCGCTGTGTTGCGACAAGTCGAGACCCATTTCCTCTTCATCCTCTGTCACCCGGAGGCCCATCGTCGCGTCCACGAGCTTGAGGAGCATCAGGCTGACCACGAAAGAATAGCCGACCGTGGCCGATACCGCGGTCGCCTGCGCCGCCAGCAGATTGGGATTGCCGAACACAAGCCCATCAGCGCCTCCCGGGTTCACCAGTGTGGACGCGAAGATTCCCGTCGTCAGCGCGCCGAGGGTGCCGCCGGCGCCGTGGATGCCCACGACATCCAGCGAATCATCGTACCCCGCGCGCCACTTGACCTGCACCGCGCCGTAGCACACGAGGCCGGCCAGTCCGCCGATCAACAGTGCCGGCATCGGCGCGACGAAGCCGGACGCGGGGGTGATCGCCACCAGCCCTGCAACGCAGCCCGACGCGGCGCCGAGCGCGGTTGGTTTCCCCCGGTGAATCCATTCCCCCGCGACCCACGAGAGAGCGGCCGCCGCCGCCGCGAGATGTGTCACCACGAATGCGCTGCACGCGACGCCGTTGGCGGTGAGCGCGCTGGCGGCGTTGAACCCGAACCAGCCGAACCACAGAATCCCAGCCCCCAGAACAGTCAGCGGCAGGTTATGCGATGCGAACACGGACGAGCCATACCCTCGGCGCCGTCCGAGCACGAGCGCCGCTGCCAGCGCGGCCGCGCCTGAGCTGATGTGCACCACCGTGCCGCCCGCGAAGTCCAGCGCACCCAGTTCCCGGATCCATCCCCCGACGCCCCACACCCAGTGCGCCACCGGCGCATACACCAGCAGGCACCACAGCACCGTGAAGGCAACGAATCCGGGAAAACGCATCCGCTCGGCGAAGGCCCCGGTGATGAGAGCAGGCGTGATGACGGCGAACATCCCTTGGAAGATCATGAACGCCAGATGCGGAATTGTGGCCGCGTAATCCGGGTTCGGCGCCTGCCCGACACCTCTCAGCCCAAGCCACGCCAGGCCGCCGATGATGTGGCCGCGATCCGGGCCGAACGCCAGGCTGTAGCCGGCAACTGCCCACAGCACCGATACCAGCGCGACGATGAAGAAGCTCTGCATGATAGTGCCGAGCACGTTCTTCTGCCGCACCATGCCGCCGTAGAAAAGGGCCAGCCCCGGGGTCATGAACATCACCAGCGCCGCCCCCGCCAGCACGAACGCCGTGTCCCCGGCGCTGACCTGCCCGCTCAACCTCCCGCCCTTCCTTGGCTCGCCGGTCGTTGCCTTCGCACGCTACGCTTGCCTCTCAGACAGCCGAATCAGATAGTCCAGGTAATGAAGCACCAGGCTCACCTTCGCCCGCCCCGACTCAGAGGCGACATCCTCGCCAGGCTCCAGGTCGTTCATCGCTTGTGCCGCATCCCGCGCCAGGCTGCGTACGGTGCCGCGGAATAGCTCCGCTCTCCTTCTCGCCGTGCACACGCCGGCCGCTGGGTCACTCTGCTCACTCACAGGCCGCATTGTCCACCTCTCCCTTTCACGATGCGGCGCACCAGCGCGTCGTATAGTGTCAGGATACCAGGCGTATGTTTCGGGCACGTTTCGCGCGAGTGAAATCACGATGAATTCTCCGATGTTCTATCCCTTCGGCGAGTTGTCAGAAATCGATGTCGAGTTGCGTCGTGATAGAATCATCGAGGGCGTGGTCGTGTTACGCGGGCCGTGTTGCGGCACGGTTTCCGGCATGCGAGAGTTGCGTGAAATGTAGCCCCGTCGCCATCGCTGAGAACGAGGAACGGGCCGAGACTCGCGCGACAGGTGATCCAGGCGGCGCGGCCTACTCCCACTCGATCGTCGCGGGCGGCTTGGAGGTGATGTCGTAGACGACCCGGGTGACGCCGGCGACCTCGTTGACGATCCGGTTGCTCAGCGTCGCCAGCATGGCGCGCGGCAGGTCGGCCCAGTCCGCGGTCATCGCGTCGTCTCCGGCGACGGCGCGCACGATGGCTGTCTCGCCGTACGTGCGCTGGTCGCCCATGACGCCCACGCTGCGGATCGGCGCGAGCACGGCAAAGGCCTGGAACAGCTTGCGGTAGAAGCCCGCCGCCGTGATCTCGTCAATGATGATCCGGTCGACCTGGCGCAGCGTGGCGAGGCGCTCCTCAGTTACCTCGCCGAGGATGCGCACGGCCAGGCCGGGGCCGGGGAACGGCTGGCGCCACGCGATTTCATCGGGCAGGCCGAGTTCCGTCGCCACCGCGCGCACCTCGTCTTTGAACAGGCTGCGCAGCGGCTCGACGAGCGCGAGCCCCATCTTCTCCGGCAGCCCGCCTACGTTGTGATGCGACTTGATGACGGCGGCCGACCCGGTCCCGCTCTCGATGACGTCGGGATACAGCGTGCCCTGGGCGAGATAGCGGACGTCGCCCAGCTTGTGCGCTTCCTCCTCGAACACGGTCACGAACTCGCGGCCGATGATGATGCGCTTCTGCTCGGGATCGGCGACCCCGGCGAGCTTGGCGAGAAATCGCTCCTGGGCCTGCACGTGGATCAGGTTGACGGGCAAGTGCTTGGTGAACGTATCTACGACCTGGTCGGCTTCTCCCGCGCGGAGCAAGCCGTGGTCAACGAACACGCAGACGAGTTGCTCGCCCACGGCGCGGTGCGCGAGCGCGGCGACCACGGCCGAATCCACGCCTCCGCTGAGCGCGCAGAGGACGCGCCCATCGCCGACCTGCTCGCGAATCGCCGCCACCGATTCCTCGATGATCGAGGCCGGCGTCCACAGCCCCCGGCAGCCGCACTGACCGTAGAGGAAGTTGCGGAAAATCTCCATGCCGCGCGGCGTGTGCACGACCTCGGGATGGAACTGGACGCCGAACAGCTTGCGCTGCTGATCCGACATCGCGGCGATGTGCTGTGCCGTGCGCGCGGTCACGCGGAACCCGTCGGGAGGACGGATCACCGCGTCCCCGTGGCTCATCCACGCAATGACGACGCGATCGTCGAAGCCGTGGAAGAGATCGTCGGTGGACTCGATGCGCAGCTCCGCCTTGCCGTACTCGCGGATGCTGCCCGGCGCGACTTCGCCGCCCAGCTCGCGGGCCATCAACTGCATGCCGTAGCAGATGCCGAGAATCGGGATGCCCGACGCATACAACCCGGGATCGCACCGCGGGGCGTCCTGCTCGTACACGCTCGCCGGGCCGCCGGAGAACACAATGCCCTTGGGCCGCATGGCAGCGATGTCAGCGGCGGGCTTATCGTGGGGGACGATCTCGCTGTAGACGCGACACTCCCTGATGCGCCGCGCGATCAGCTGCGCGTACTGGGCCCCGAAGTCGAGGACCGCGACGAGTTCGTCGTCCGGGCGCGCGGTGCGTTTCATCCCGTGCCTCGCGGGGGGGCCGACCGCGCGACGCGCGGCGGCTCGGTCTCGGCCGCCTGCGTGCGAGGGGGGCGGAAGGCGTAGCCAACGCCGCGGATGGTGTCAATGCTCCGCCGCCCGACATCCCCCAGCTTTGCGCGCAGGCGCCGAATGTGAACGTCAACCGTCCGCGTGCCGCCGACATAGTCGTAGCCCCACACGCTGTTGAGAATCTGATCGCGCGTGAAGACTCGCCCGGGCCGGGTGACGAGGGACTTGAGCAGTTCGTATTCCTTCAGCGTCAGGTCCACGCGCACGCCGCGAACCTTCACATCGTAGCTGTCGGGGTCGAGCGCGAGATCGCCGCTCCGGATGACGGTCGCCGAGACCGCGCCGTCTGCGCGCGCCGCAAGACGTAGAAGCCTTGCGCGAAGTTCGGCGTCCCGATACGGTGCGCTCACGAAGTCATCAATGTCGGCGCAGGAATTGAAGCTCGGCAGCCGCTGCTCCGGCACGACCGCCAGCACGGGGACCTCCCGGAGCCGGCGGATGCCCTTGATCGCGGCGCACAGCTCTGTCTCAGCCACGCCGGCGTCGCCGAGGTCGAAGAAGATGACATGCGGCAGGCGGACGTGTTCGGCCCGGTCTTCCAGTTCGTCCGGCCCCAGGTGAGCGACGTCGCCGCCGACGCGCGTCACGTCGTCGTGTAGGCGGCCCGCGCGAGCGGGGTCCGAGCTAATCACGAGGACGCGCAACGACATCGGACTATGTCTCTGCCGCTGGCGGTGGTTGCTCCTCCAGCGCGAACTTGCGGGTCTTGATCTCGTCCGGTATCGGGATGGGATAATCGGCGTCGAAGCATGCCAAGCAGAACAGCGCGCGCGGCAGGCCGACCGCCTCGATCAGGCCCTCGGTTGTCTGGTAGCCCAGGGTGTCGGCCTCGATCGCCCGACAGATATCTTCGACCGACTCCACTCGCGCAGCGAGCAACTCGCGGCGGTCGCTGGTGTCCACGCCGTAGAAGCATGGATATCGGTACGGCGGCGCGGTGATGCGCACGTGGATTTCCCGCGCGCCCGCTTTCCTGATCAAGCCGACGATGCCGTGCTTGGTCGTGCCGCGCACGATCGAATCGTCTACGACTACGACGCGCTTGCCCGCGAGCACCTCCTGCATCGCGGTCAGCTTGAGCCGCACGCCCAACTCGCGCTGGCGCTGATCCGGCTGGATGAATGTCCGCGCGATGTAGCGGCTCTTGATCAGTCCCTGCCCAAAGGGGATCCCCGACTCCTCCGCATATCCGATCGCGGCCGGCCACCCCGTGTCCGGCACGGGGATGACGAGATCCGCATCCACCGGATAGGTCTGCGCCAGCTTGCGCCCCATGCGGCGCCGGGCCTCGTGGATGAGCTTGCCGTAGATGTGACTGTCGGGGCGCGCGAAGTAGATGAACTCGAAGATGCACATCGCCGGCCGCCCGGGGCGTGCGATAGTCCTGGATCGCACGCCGTCGCCATCAATCGTAATCAACTCTCCCGGTTCGACCTCGCGCAGGAAATCCGCGCCGACGACGTTGAGCCCGCACGTCTCGGAGGCCACGACATGGCCGCGACTGTTGAGGCTGCCGAGGCACAGCGGCCGCACGCCGTTGGGATCGCGAAAGGCGAGTAGTCTGTCCTCGGTGAGAACGGCAACGGAGTACGCGCCGTGCCACGAGTGGCTCGCTTGAGCGATCGCTTCCTCGAGATCGCCGCACTGCTCCCAATGGCTCCCGATCAAGCGCGCCATGAGGCCGCTGTCGGTCGTGCAGTCACCCGGCGGCTGGTCGCCGCAGACGTCTCGGGCGAGGTCATGCAAGTTGACCAGGTTACCGTTATGCGCCAGTGCGACGGTACCGGCGGCGCTGGGCACGACAACCGGCTGGACGTTGTGATGTCGGCTGGCGCCGGTGGTCGAATAGCGCGTGTGGCCGACGGCCATGTGACCCCGCAGGCCGCTCAGGCGCTTTTCGTCGAACACTTGCTGCACCAGGCCCATTTCCGCGTGCACGTTGAGGCCGGTGCCGTCCGACACCGCGATGCCCGCGCTCTCCTGGCCGCGGTGCTGCAGCGCGAACAAGCCGAAATACGTGTGCCGGGCAACATCCTCGCCCGGCGCGTAGATACCGAATACGGCACACTCCTCCCGACATTCACCCAATCGAGTCTCCAGCTCGGCCAAAGCACTCATGCGTCTGCGACCTCCCGGTTAAGCAGCATACTTCCCTCCATATGGCCGATGTGAGGAAGGCACGAGCGTGGTGAACGGATGGCTCAGGATTGCTTTCGCGTTCAGCCCGAACTCGCGGGCATACTCCTCGACGTAAGCACGGAGCTGCCGCAAGTCGTCCTCACCGGCCGGGCGGATGGTGACGTGATCGTCAGCGGTCTGCGACGGATCCAC
Proteins encoded in this region:
- a CDS encoding P-II family nitrogen regulator; its protein translation is MKKIEAIIRPERLEEVRRALAELSYPGLTVTEVKGHGKQRGIRQQWRGKQYFAELLSRMKLEIAALDEDVPLIVRAIVANARTGEEGDGKVFVLPVDDAVRVRTGEGGDDAI
- a CDS encoding ammonium transporter, encoding MFMTPGLALFYGGMVRQKNVLGTIMQSFFIVALVSVLWAVAGYSLAFGPDRGHIIGGLAWLGLRGVGQAPNPDYAATIPHLAFMIFQGMFAVITPALITGAFAERMRFPGFVAFTVLWCLLVYAPVAHWVWGVGGWIRELGALDFAGGTVVHISSGAAALAAALVLGRRRGYGSSVFASHNLPLTVLGAGILWFGWFGFNAASALTANGVACSAFVVTHLAAAAAALSWVAGEWIHRGKPTALGAASGCVAGLVAITPASGFVAPMPALLIGGLAGLVCYGAVQVKWRAGYDDSLDVVGIHGAGGTLGALTTGIFASTLVNPGGADGLVFGNPNLLAAQATAVSATVGYSFVVSLMLLKLVDATMGLRVTEDEEEMGLDLSQHSETAYGF
- the guaA gene encoding glutamine-hydrolyzing GMP synthase, which produces MKRTARPDDELVAVLDFGAQYAQLIARRIRECRVYSEIVPHDKPAADIAAMRPKGIVFSGGPASVYEQDAPRCDPGLYASGIPILGICYGMQLMARELGGEVAPGSIREYGKAELRIESTDDLFHGFDDRVVIAWMSHGDAVIRPPDGFRVTARTAQHIAAMSDQQRKLFGVQFHPEVVHTPRGMEIFRNFLYGQCGCRGLWTPASIIEESVAAIREQVGDGRVLCALSGGVDSAVVAALAHRAVGEQLVCVFVDHGLLRAGEADQVVDTFTKHLPVNLIHVQAQERFLAKLAGVADPEQKRIIIGREFVTVFEEEAHKLGDVRYLAQGTLYPDVIESGTGSAAVIKSHHNVGGLPEKMGLALVEPLRSLFKDEVRAVATELGLPDEIAWRQPFPGPGLAVRILGEVTEERLATLRQVDRIIIDEITAAGFYRKLFQAFAVLAPIRSVGVMGDQRTYGETAIVRAVAGDDAMTADWADLPRAMLATLSNRIVNEVAGVTRVVYDITSKPPATIEWE
- a CDS encoding response regulator transcription factor, which encodes MSLRVLVISSDPARAGRLHDDVTRVGGDVAHLGPDELEDRAEHVRLPHVIFFDLGDAGVAETELCAAIKGIRRLREVPVLAVVPEQRLPSFNSCADIDDFVSAPYRDAELRARLLRLAARADGAVSATVIRSGDLALDPDSYDVKVRGVRVDLTLKEYELLKSLVTRPGRVFTRDQILNSVWGYDYVGGTRTVDVHIRRLRAKLGDVGRRSIDTIRGVGYAFRPPRTQAAETEPPRVARSAPPRGTG
- a CDS encoding amidophosphoribosyltransferase → MSALAELETRLGECREECAVFGIYAPGEDVARHTYFGLFALQHRGQESAGIAVSDGTGLNVHAEMGLVQQVFDEKRLSGLRGHMAVGHTRYSTTGASRHHNVQPVVVPSAAGTVALAHNGNLVNLHDLARDVCGDQPPGDCTTDSGLMARLIGSHWEQCGDLEEAIAQASHSWHGAYSVAVLTEDRLLAFRDPNGVRPLCLGSLNSRGHVVASETCGLNVVGADFLREVEPGELITIDGDGVRSRTIARPGRPAMCIFEFIYFARPDSHIYGKLIHEARRRMGRKLAQTYPVDADLVIPVPDTGWPAAIGYAEESGIPFGQGLIKSRYIARTFIQPDQRQRELGVRLKLTAMQEVLAGKRVVVVDDSIVRGTTKHGIVGLIRKAGAREIHVRITAPPYRYPCFYGVDTSDRRELLAARVESVEDICRAIEADTLGYQTTEGLIEAVGLPRALFCLACFDADYPIPIPDEIKTRKFALEEQPPPAAET